In Rubrivirga marina, the following are encoded in one genomic region:
- the infC gene encoding translation initiation factor IF-3 — translation MARRRSRRPQPARREPDVNINENIRSNKVRVVIDGEGQKGVMATDEAIDMARSMGLDLVEISPNSDPPVTKIMDYGKYRYEQQKKAKEQRKKQAGQGELKEVRFRPRTDDHDYEFKLKHAREFLEKGNKVKAWVQFRGRDIIYKDQGLDMLERFTEDLADIAKVDQAPTMEGRRMTTMLTPDKR, via the coding sequence ATAGCCCGACGCAGATCCCGACGCCCGCAGCCGGCCCGCCGCGAGCCCGACGTCAACATCAACGAGAACATCCGCTCCAACAAGGTCCGCGTCGTCATCGACGGCGAGGGTCAGAAAGGGGTGATGGCCACCGACGAGGCCATCGACATGGCCCGCAGCATGGGCCTCGACCTCGTCGAGATCTCGCCCAACTCGGACCCGCCCGTGACCAAGATCATGGACTACGGGAAGTACCGGTACGAGCAGCAGAAGAAGGCCAAGGAGCAGCGGAAGAAGCAGGCCGGCCAGGGCGAGCTCAAGGAGGTCCGCTTCCGCCCGCGGACCGACGACCACGACTACGAGTTCAAGCTGAAGCACGCCCGCGAGTTCCTCGAGAAGGGGAACAAGGTCAAGGCGTGGGTCCAGTTCCGCGGCCGCGACATCATCTACAAGGACCAGGGCCTCGACATGCTCGAGCGGTTCACGGAGGACCTCGCCGACATCGCCAAGGTCGACCAGGCCCCCACGATGGAGGGCCGCCGGATGACCACGATGCTCACGCCGGACAAGCGGTAG